The following are from one region of the Nostoc cf. commune SO-36 genome:
- a CDS encoding acyltransferase family protein produces the protein MYKHIKSLTSMRGIAALIVVILHFSYYALPKTGSTLSNYSNFFKNGYLWVDFFFILSGFIMTHVYAEDFYSKISLDNYRSYLFSRFARIYPLHIFILSLFIGLEFIKFFLLNHSAFTGKFNLTALFANIFLLQAFDLNCPPLFWCNTYWNEPAWSISVEFVVYCIFPLLLFFLLRSSEKNDLIIYSFTLFSILLLITFTRGNLDSIIGIPSIARCGLECILGLITYKVYRRGNYRKYFNLNFLAIIAITWIIMIMHSYWHHWRSLHDWIVLPAFSILILAISVNNNGAISKFLNSRIMLYLGTISYSIYMVHWFIQELLKLFWIYGFHNELGKGFTEYEALTSLVVFLMMVLIAASLTYRFVEVPARNYLKSTILRKECIERQ, from the coding sequence ATGTATAAACACATTAAATCTCTTACTTCTATGCGTGGTATAGCAGCTTTAATTGTTGTTATACTCCATTTTTCATATTACGCTTTACCTAAAACAGGTTCAACTTTATCAAACTATAGTAATTTCTTTAAAAATGGATATTTATGGGTTGACTTTTTCTTTATTCTAAGTGGTTTTATCATGACCCACGTCTATGCAGAAGATTTTTACTCAAAAATAAGCTTAGATAACTACCGTTCGTATTTGTTTTCGCGTTTTGCCAGAATTTATCCTTTACATATATTTATTTTATCTCTGTTTATTGGATTAGAATTTATCAAATTTTTTTTACTAAATCATTCTGCTTTCACTGGTAAATTTAACTTAACTGCTCTTTTTGCAAACATTTTCCTTCTACAAGCATTCGATTTGAATTGTCCACCTTTATTTTGGTGTAATACCTATTGGAATGAACCTGCTTGGTCAATCAGTGTAGAGTTTGTTGTTTACTGTATATTTCCATTGTTATTATTTTTTTTATTAAGGAGTAGCGAAAAAAATGATTTGATAATTTATAGTTTTACTCTCTTCAGTATATTACTACTAATCACTTTTACCCGTGGCAATTTAGATAGTATTATTGGCATACCTTCGATAGCTAGATGCGGACTAGAGTGCATACTTGGTCTTATCACTTATAAAGTCTATCGTAGAGGTAATTATAGAAAGTATTTTAATCTTAATTTCCTGGCAATTATAGCCATAACTTGGATAATTATGATTATGCATTCCTACTGGCATCATTGGCGTAGCCTTCATGATTGGATTGTTTTGCCAGCTTTTTCTATACTTATTTTAGCTATATCTGTCAACAATAATGGTGCGATATCAAAATTTTTAAATTCCCGAATAATGCTATATCTCGGTACTATATCCTACTCAATTTATATGGTTCATTGGTTTATTCAAGAATTGTTAAAGCTGTTCTGGATTTATGGATTTCACAACGAGTTGGGCAAAGGATTCACGGAATACGAAGCATTGACATCTTTAGTAGTATTTCTTATGATGGTATTGATCGCTGCATCATTGACATATAGATTTGTAGAAGTTCCTGCTCGTAATTATTTAAAGTCTACAATCTTGCGTAAAGAATGTATTGAGCGCCAGTAG
- a CDS encoding type I polyketide synthase — translation MVNIQASDNQDPLDGVAIIGMVGRFPGAGNVDDFWRNLCEGLESTTFFEDEELDPSIDPNLCKDPSYVKARGIISGGETFDAAFFGVNPLEAVVMDPQARVFLELVYEALENAGYESESFEGLIGLYAGCGQNTYFANHISGRMEIVDRIGEFQTMLANEKDFLTTRAAYKLNLKGPAVSVNTACSTSLVAVIQACQALTSYQCDLALSGGVSMTTPQNSGYMAQEGSMLSGDGHCRPFDASAQGTMFNNGAGVVVLKRLEDALNDGDRIYAVIRGSGINNDGADKVSFTAPSVDGQAEAIAMAQADANFHPESISYIEAHGTATPLGDPIEIEALTQAFRVHTDAKQFCAIGSLKSNVGHLVAAAGVAGLIKTALALHYKKIPPSLNFEAPNPKIDFANSPFYVNTELAEWTEGETPRRAGVSSFGVGGTNAHIVLEEAPQIQSSGSSRPQQLLLLSAKTSTALEAATANLQQHLQYNAEINLADVAYTLQRGRKAFNYRRSIVCHDITDAIAVLQSLDPNQVNTRHTEIRNPAVVFMFPGQGSQYVNMGLNLYNREPVFQEVVDECTEILKPLLRKDLREIMYPAPSDRETAAISLRQTCFTQPALFVIEYALAKLWQSWGVKPQAMIGHSIGEFVAACIAGVFSLEDALMLVAIRGRFMWGLPTGAMLSVRLPAKEVEPRLSTELAIAAINGLSLCVVSGPTEAIATLQKQLESEEVVCRHLHTSHAFHSPMMDSIIAPFAEVVGKVKLSPPQIPFVSTVTADWITAQQATDPMYWATHLRQTVRFAEGIQTIWQEPERLLLEVGPRITTTTLARQQAKDIKQQIAIPSLGDNAENEAEWTALLKAVGQLWLAGVSIDWSNFYQRETRQRISLPTYPFERQRFWIDPPPHPNRAATPKLANPQLLEKIQTMTTSPQQKLIPLLKEIIEETSGLEIANVDDSTTFLEMGLDSLSLTQVGLALKKKFKVKVTLRQLLEICPNLVTLADLINQAMSPEALSALGLTETVADPISEPPLPEPAPATTSPTLVVHEVHRNGSNGSAPKISLQPAASNSVLESVINQQLQIMSQQLALLGNNSQSLTVPVVPAATSQNNGVKPQNAVSIPPTQKSKESASVDTESNGAKKAFGAAARIEKTQTKTLTTQQRTNLDKIIQRYTKRTQKSKEFTQSHRPYLADPRTVSGFNPTMKEMVYPIVVSSSSGSKLWDVDDNEYVDLSNGFGLNLFGWSPPFITEAIEAQLKLGMEIGPQTPLVGEVAKLMCELTNFDRAAFCNTGSEAVLGAMRMARTITGRNLIAIFSGAYHGILDEVIVRGTKKLRSIPAAPGIPPEMVENILVVDYDSPESLEILRSRADELAAVMVESVQSRRPEYQPKEFLQQLRDFTEEAGIALIFDEIVTGFRIHPGGAQAHFGIKADIATYGKIVGGGLPIGVIAGKSQYMDALDGGFWQFGDDSVPEVGVTYFAGTFVRHPLALAAAKAVLQHLQKSGPSLQQNLNARTDKFVAELMGYFQQVQAPFTAYNFGSLFMVKSAPEFAYGDLLFYLLRDRGVHIWDHRPCFLTTAHSEADLAFVMAAFKETIAEMQSAGFLSAPSVEVTNREITNNSLRNRPPQPDAKLGRDPQGNPAWYIPDTERPGKYLQVASVS, via the coding sequence ATGGTAAATATCCAAGCATCCGATAACCAAGATCCTCTTGATGGTGTTGCCATTATTGGCATGGTAGGAAGATTTCCTGGCGCTGGAAATGTCGATGACTTTTGGCGCAATCTCTGTGAGGGATTAGAATCAACGACTTTCTTTGAAGATGAGGAACTAGACCCTAGTATCGACCCGAACCTTTGCAAAGATCCTAGCTACGTAAAAGCTAGAGGAATTATTTCTGGGGGAGAAACCTTTGATGCTGCCTTCTTTGGTGTTAATCCACTCGAAGCTGTGGTTATGGATCCACAAGCCAGAGTTTTCCTGGAGTTGGTTTATGAAGCCCTAGAAAATGCTGGTTACGAATCAGAGTCTTTTGAAGGTTTGATTGGTTTATACGCTGGTTGTGGTCAAAATACTTATTTTGCTAACCACATCTCTGGACGCATGGAAATTGTCGATCGCATCGGCGAATTCCAAACGATGTTAGCAAATGAAAAAGACTTTTTGACAACTCGTGCCGCTTACAAACTCAACCTCAAAGGCCCAGCCGTCAGCGTCAATACAGCCTGTTCTACTTCTTTGGTAGCAGTTATTCAAGCTTGCCAAGCCTTAACCAGCTATCAATGCGATTTGGCTTTGTCTGGTGGTGTATCTATGACTACACCTCAAAATAGCGGTTATATGGCTCAAGAAGGCAGTATGCTCTCTGGGGATGGGCATTGTCGTCCCTTTGATGCCAGCGCTCAGGGCACAATGTTCAACAATGGAGCAGGAGTGGTTGTCCTCAAGCGTTTAGAAGATGCACTCAATGATGGCGATCGCATCTATGCTGTAATTAGAGGATCTGGTATCAATAATGACGGTGCTGATAAGGTAAGTTTTACGGCTCCTAGTGTCGATGGACAAGCAGAGGCCATTGCAATGGCACAAGCTGATGCTAACTTCCACCCAGAAAGCATCTCTTATATTGAAGCTCACGGTACAGCAACACCTTTGGGCGACCCGATTGAAATTGAAGCGCTGACCCAAGCATTTCGTGTACATACAGATGCTAAACAATTTTGCGCCATCGGCTCTCTTAAAAGCAATGTCGGACATTTAGTAGCGGCGGCTGGAGTAGCAGGGTTAATTAAAACCGCTCTCGCCCTGCATTATAAAAAAATTCCCCCTAGTTTAAATTTTGAGGCTCCCAATCCCAAAATTGACTTTGCCAACAGCCCCTTCTATGTAAATACCGAACTCGCTGAATGGACAGAGGGTGAAACTCCGCGACGAGCCGGCGTGAGTTCCTTTGGTGTCGGCGGAACTAATGCTCATATTGTGTTAGAAGAAGCGCCACAAATCCAAAGTTCAGGATCTTCGCGCCCACAGCAGCTATTGTTGCTATCGGCAAAAACTAGTACAGCTTTAGAGGCTGCAACCGCAAATTTGCAGCAGCATTTGCAGTATAATGCCGAAATTAATTTAGCTGATGTAGCTTATACCCTACAGCGAGGGCGTAAAGCCTTCAACTACCGACGCAGTATAGTTTGTCACGATATCACAGATGCGATCGCAGTTCTGCAATCTTTAGATCCAAATCAAGTAAATACCCGACATACAGAAATCCGCAATCCAGCCGTTGTCTTCATGTTCCCCGGACAAGGGTCGCAATATGTGAACATGGGGCTGAATCTCTACAACCGCGAACCTGTATTTCAGGAGGTAGTAGATGAATGTACGGAAATCCTTAAACCTTTGTTGCGCAAGGATTTGCGAGAAATCATGTATCCCGCACCGAGCGACCGCGAAACTGCGGCTATCTCCCTGCGGCAAACCTGCTTTACCCAACCAGCATTATTTGTTATTGAATACGCTTTAGCAAAACTGTGGCAGAGTTGGGGAGTCAAGCCCCAAGCAATGATTGGTCACAGTATTGGTGAATTTGTCGCCGCCTGTATAGCGGGTGTATTTTCCTTAGAAGATGCGCTGATGTTGGTTGCAATTCGCGGTCGCTTCATGTGGGGATTACCGACAGGGGCCATGCTCTCAGTGCGCCTACCAGCCAAAGAGGTAGAGCCGCGACTGAGTACAGAACTTGCGATCGCTGCAATTAATGGCCTTTCCCTGTGTGTAGTTTCTGGCCCTACAGAAGCGATCGCAACTCTGCAAAAACAATTAGAAAGCGAAGAAGTTGTTTGTCGCCATTTACACACTTCTCACGCTTTCCACTCTCCTATGATGGATAGCATTATTGCCCCCTTTGCTGAGGTCGTTGGGAAAGTTAAATTATCACCTCCGCAAATTCCCTTTGTTTCCACAGTTACCGCCGACTGGATTACAGCCCAGCAAGCAACTGATCCGATGTATTGGGCTACACATCTACGTCAGACTGTTCGATTTGCAGAGGGGATACAAACAATCTGGCAGGAGCCAGAACGCCTACTGTTAGAGGTCGGGCCACGAATCACAACTACAACCTTAGCCCGCCAACAAGCAAAAGATATTAAACAACAGATAGCGATTCCTTCTCTGGGTGATAACGCAGAGAACGAAGCCGAATGGACGGCATTACTCAAGGCAGTAGGACAACTGTGGCTAGCAGGAGTATCTATTGACTGGAGCAATTTCTATCAAAGGGAAACGCGACAACGAATTTCTCTGCCTACCTATCCCTTTGAACGCCAACGCTTCTGGATTGATCCTCCACCTCATCCCAATCGTGCAGCAACTCCCAAACTTGCAAATCCCCAGTTATTAGAAAAAATCCAAACTATGACAACATCCCCTCAGCAAAAGCTTATTCCCCTGCTCAAAGAAATTATCGAAGAAACATCAGGATTGGAAATTGCTAATGTTGACGACTCGACAACATTTTTAGAAATGGGATTAGATTCCTTATCTCTAACGCAGGTCGGGTTAGCTTTGAAGAAAAAATTTAAAGTTAAGGTAACACTTAGGCAGTTACTAGAAATTTGCCCAAACTTAGTAACGTTGGCTGACTTGATCAATCAAGCCATGTCTCCCGAAGCTTTATCTGCACTAGGATTAACAGAAACCGTTGCAGACCCCATTTCAGAACCACCATTGCCAGAACCTGCACCTGCAACCACATCACCCACTTTGGTAGTGCATGAAGTTCATAGAAATGGATCAAATGGATCTGCACCTAAGATTTCCCTCCAACCTGCTGCATCTAATAGCGTCCTAGAAAGTGTGATTAATCAGCAGCTACAAATTATGAGCCAGCAATTGGCGCTATTGGGTAATAACAGCCAATCTTTAACAGTCCCAGTTGTACCTGCCGCGACATCTCAAAATAATGGTGTCAAGCCACAAAATGCTGTATCTATCCCCCCAACCCAAAAGAGCAAAGAATCAGCATCGGTAGACACAGAGTCAAATGGTGCGAAAAAAGCATTTGGTGCGGCTGCTCGAATTGAAAAGACCCAGACTAAGACTCTAACAACGCAACAACGCACTAATTTAGACAAAATTATCCAAAGATATACAAAACGGACTCAAAAATCTAAAGAATTTACTCAATCTCATCGCCCTTACTTAGCAGATCCAAGAACTGTTTCTGGGTTTAACCCGACGATGAAAGAGATGGTTTACCCCATTGTCGTCTCTAGTTCGTCAGGTTCTAAACTTTGGGATGTTGATGACAATGAATATGTCGATTTAAGCAATGGCTTTGGCTTGAATTTGTTTGGTTGGTCGCCACCTTTCATTACCGAAGCAATTGAAGCACAACTCAAACTCGGTATGGAAATTGGGCCGCAAACTCCCTTAGTTGGAGAGGTGGCGAAGCTGATGTGTGAGTTGACTAACTTTGATCGAGCAGCCTTTTGTAACACAGGTTCAGAAGCGGTTTTGGGAGCGATGCGGATGGCACGCACCATCACAGGGCGTAACTTAATTGCCATCTTTTCTGGAGCTTATCACGGAATTTTGGATGAAGTAATTGTTCGGGGTACAAAAAAACTCCGGTCAATTCCTGCTGCTCCTGGTATCCCACCCGAAATGGTAGAGAACATTTTGGTGGTGGACTACGATTCACCTGAGTCTTTAGAAATCCTCAGAAGCCGAGCTGATGAGTTAGCAGCAGTAATGGTGGAATCTGTGCAAAGCCGTCGCCCTGAATACCAGCCCAAGGAATTCCTTCAGCAATTACGTGATTTTACGGAAGAAGCTGGTATTGCCCTAATCTTTGATGAAATCGTTACCGGATTCAGAATTCACCCAGGTGGCGCTCAAGCCCACTTCGGTATAAAGGCAGACATAGCGACCTACGGGAAGATTGTGGGCGGTGGACTACCAATTGGAGTCATTGCTGGCAAATCGCAATATATGGATGCTTTGGATGGTGGATTTTGGCAGTTTGGCGATGACTCCGTTCCAGAGGTAGGGGTGACTTACTTTGCGGGTACCTTTGTCCGCCATCCTCTAGCACTAGCAGCCGCCAAAGCAGTACTTCAGCATTTGCAGAAGAGTGGCCCCAGCTTACAGCAAAATCTTAATGCAAGAACCGATAAATTTGTAGCGGAACTCATGGGTTATTTCCAGCAAGTTCAAGCACCCTTCACAGCTTATAATTTCGGCTCCCTGTTCATGGTGAAATCTGCACCAGAGTTCGCCTACGGAGATTTACTATTTTACTTGCTACGCGATCGGGGAGTACATATTTGGGATCACCGTCCTTGCTTCTTAACCACAGCTCATTCCGAAGCTGATTTGGCTTTCGTAATGGCAGCTTTTAAGGAGACTATTGCCGAAATGCAGTCTGCTGGCTTTTTGTCTGCACCGTCTGTAGAAGTAACAAATCGTGAAATTACCAATAACAGCCTACGCAATCGTCCTCCGCAACCTGATGCCAAATTAGGACGAGATCCACAAGGGAACCCCGCCTGGTATATTCCCGATACCGAGCGTCCTGGAAAATATTTACAAGTTGCAAGTGTTTCCTAA
- a CDS encoding non-ribosomal peptide synthetase, with the protein MSLSPVDYQSSLTAVDFDPFADGELLLTAPATESQKEIWASVQMGDAANCAYNESQSLRLKGELDVKLFQSALEKLVQRHEALRTTFSTNGNTLCIVASRQIEIPIIDLSNLELQDKQKKLASILRQEVEQPFDLEHGPLFRAKIVKLQSQEHLAILTAHHIICDGWSWAVLMPDLGKLYSGLIQGIVPELEEPDYLSEYATLQEEEADSPEAIATEQYWLQQFADTVPVLDFPSDRPRPPLRTFNAAREDWHLNPELVANLKQLGTKLGCSFMTTILAGFEVWLHRLTGQNDLVVGIPAAGQAALGQYNLVGHCVNLLPLRSQVDGEKSFSDYLRSRRSAVLDAYDHQQFTFGSLVKKLVLPRDSSRIPLVPITFNIDQGLDSDKLPFTGLEVEFFSNPRAFENFELFINATELHGQMTLECQYNTNLFDAGTIRNRMAEFETLLLGIVTNPNQTIAKLPIIPAVEQQLLTTWNQTQTNYPQDKSIHQLFEEQVERTPDAVALVFQEQQLTYRELNIRANQLAQYLQTLGVGTDVLVGICVERSLEMVVGLLGILKAGGAYVPLDPGYPQERLAFMLSDTQIKLLLTQKQLIDKLPNHTASIICLDTDWDTINHKTPENSIASVKADNLAYVMYTSGSTGQPKGVSVIHQGVVRLVKDTNYVSLTAKEVFLQISPISFDASTFEIWGCLLNGAKLVIFPPHTPSLDELGQIIQQHQVTTLWLTAGLFHLIVDEKIHALKPLRQLLAGGDVLSVPHVQKFISTVENCKLINGYGPTESTTFACCYDITAPLKSGASIPIGRPIANTQVYILDSHLQPVPIGITGELHIGGDGLAREYFNRPDLTAERFIANPFSQNPQSRLYKTGDLGRYLPDGEIEYLGRIDHQVKVSGFRIELGEVEIALLQYPAIKEAVVIVREDTPGDKLLVGYFVAETGQDSPQIISELRRFLKQQLPEYMVPKIFMALEALPLNANGKIDRRALPKPDSFRPELEANYVAPRSPIEQQIADIWTQVLNVKKVGIYDNFLNWVDILY; encoded by the coding sequence ATGAGCTTATCACCTGTAGATTACCAATCCAGTTTAACTGCGGTTGATTTTGATCCATTTGCAGATGGAGAATTACTTCTAACCGCTCCTGCCACAGAATCACAAAAAGAAATTTGGGCTTCTGTGCAAATGGGGGATGCTGCCAATTGTGCTTATAACGAATCCCAATCTCTGCGACTAAAAGGCGAACTTGATGTCAAACTTTTCCAATCTGCGCTGGAAAAGTTAGTACAACGTCATGAAGCACTACGGACAACTTTTAGCACGAATGGCAATACACTCTGCATTGTTGCTTCTCGACAAATTGAAATCCCTATTATTGATCTTTCTAATCTGGAACTACAGGATAAACAAAAAAAATTAGCTAGTATCTTACGACAAGAGGTAGAGCAACCTTTTGATTTGGAACATGGGCCTCTATTTCGAGCAAAAATCGTTAAATTGCAGTCGCAGGAGCATCTAGCGATTTTGACAGCCCATCATATTATTTGTGATGGTTGGTCTTGGGCAGTACTAATGCCAGATTTGGGTAAACTCTATTCTGGCTTGATACAAGGTATTGTTCCTGAATTAGAAGAACCAGACTACTTAAGTGAATATGCAACTTTGCAGGAAGAAGAGGCGGATAGTCCAGAAGCGATCGCCACAGAACAATACTGGTTGCAACAATTTGCTGACACTGTACCTGTGCTGGATTTCCCTAGTGATCGTCCTCGTCCACCACTTAGAACCTTTAACGCCGCCCGTGAAGATTGGCATTTAAATCCCGAATTAGTTGCCAACCTCAAACAACTAGGGACAAAACTCGGTTGTAGCTTTATGACCACTATCCTCGCAGGATTCGAAGTCTGGTTGCACCGTCTGACAGGACAAAATGATTTGGTTGTAGGGATTCCAGCCGCCGGGCAAGCTGCTTTGGGGCAATATAATCTCGTAGGTCATTGTGTAAATTTACTACCATTGCGTAGCCAAGTTGATGGCGAAAAATCTTTCAGCGACTACTTGCGATCGCGGCGATCGGCTGTCTTAGATGCTTATGACCATCAACAATTTACCTTTGGTAGTCTGGTCAAAAAATTAGTTTTGCCACGGGATTCTAGCCGCATTCCCTTAGTTCCCATTACATTTAATATCGATCAGGGTTTAGACAGTGATAAACTCCCCTTCACCGGGCTGGAGGTAGAATTTTTCTCTAACCCCCGTGCATTCGAGAACTTTGAACTGTTCATCAATGCTACGGAATTACATGGTCAAATGACCCTGGAATGTCAGTACAACACTAATTTATTTGATGCTGGCACTATTCGCAACCGGATGGCAGAGTTTGAAACATTGTTATTGGGTATAGTTACTAACCCAAATCAAACGATTGCTAAATTGCCGATTATACCAGCAGTTGAGCAACAGTTATTAACAACATGGAACCAGACTCAAACAAATTATCCTCAAGATAAATCTATTCATCAGTTATTTGAAGAGCAGGTTGAGCGTACCCCCGATGCAGTAGCGTTGGTATTTCAAGAACAGCAACTTACTTATCGAGAGTTAAATATTCGCGCGAATCAATTAGCGCAATATCTGCAAACACTAGGAGTCGGCACAGATGTTCTTGTGGGGATCTGCGTGGAACGCTCCTTAGAAATGGTAGTAGGTCTTTTAGGGATTCTGAAAGCAGGTGGAGCTTACGTACCCTTAGATCCGGGTTATCCGCAAGAACGCTTGGCTTTCATGCTTTCAGATACTCAGATCAAATTATTATTGACCCAAAAACAGCTAATTGACAAGCTACCAAATCACACAGCAAGCATAATTTGTCTAGACACCGACTGGGATACCATCAACCACAAAACACCAGAGAATTCAATTGCTAGTGTCAAAGCTGACAACCTAGCTTATGTAATGTACACATCTGGTTCTACAGGTCAGCCCAAGGGTGTTAGTGTTATCCATCAAGGTGTAGTTAGATTAGTCAAAGATACTAACTATGTAAGTCTCACCGCCAAAGAAGTATTTTTGCAAATTAGTCCCATTTCCTTCGACGCTTCAACCTTTGAAATTTGGGGTTGTTTGCTTAACGGTGCAAAACTAGTAATATTCCCTCCCCATACCCCATCTTTAGACGAATTAGGGCAAATTATTCAACAGCATCAGGTGACAACCCTGTGGCTAACGGCAGGTTTGTTCCATCTGATAGTCGATGAAAAAATTCATGCTTTAAAACCCTTACGTCAACTGTTAGCGGGTGGCGATGTTTTATCGGTTCCCCACGTCCAAAAATTTATCAGCACGGTAGAAAACTGTAAACTGATTAATGGTTATGGGCCAACAGAAAGTACAACTTTTGCTTGCTGTTATGACATCACAGCACCGTTAAAGTCAGGGGCTTCTATTCCTATTGGTCGCCCTATCGCTAATACCCAAGTTTATATCTTAGACTCCCATTTACAACCAGTTCCGATTGGAATCACGGGTGAATTACATATTGGTGGCGACGGTCTAGCACGAGAATATTTCAATCGCCCGGATCTGACTGCTGAAAGATTTATTGCCAATCCTTTTAGCCAAAATCCTCAATCACGTTTATATAAAACTGGAGATTTGGGGCGCTATTTACCAGATGGAGAGATTGAATATCTCGGTCGTATTGACCACCAAGTAAAAGTAAGCGGTTTCCGCATAGAATTGGGTGAAGTTGAAATCGCACTTTTGCAATATCCGGCAATAAAAGAAGCGGTAGTAATTGTTCGAGAAGATACTCCTGGTGATAAATTACTGGTAGGTTATTTTGTAGCAGAAACTGGTCAAGATAGCCCGCAAATCATTTCGGAATTACGGCGATTCTTGAAACAGCAGCTTCCTGAATATATGGTGCCAAAGATTTTTATGGCACTAGAAGCTTTACCGCTAAATGCTAACGGCAAAATTGATCGGCGGGCGCTGCCAAAACCTGATTCTTTCCGTCCAGAATTGGAAGCAAATTATGTCGCACCTCGCAGTCCCATTGAACAGCAGATTGCAGATATCTGGACACAGGTTTTGAATGTCAAGAAAGTTGGGATTTACGACAATTTTTTGAACTGGGTGGATATTCTCTACTAG